Within the Mucilaginibacter sp. CSA2-8R genome, the region GCCCGCGAAATGGATATCTTGACTGTAGGTATTGTAACTACTCCTTTTTCTTTTGAAGGCAAGCGCCGTAAAATGCAGGCCGAAGAAGGTTTAGAGGAACTGAAAAAGTATGTGGATTCTTTTCTGGTAATTTCTAATGATAAAATGCGTCAGATCTTTGGTAACCTTACCTTAGGTTCAGCATTTGCTCAGGCCGATGATATTTTAACTACTGCAGCAAAAGGGATAGCTGAAATTATTACTCATCCGGGCTATATCAACGTCGACTTTAAAGACGTTCGTACCGTGATGAAAGATAGTGGTGTAGCCATCATGGGTAGCTATTCTGCCGATGGTGACAACCGTGCTTCGCGTGCGGTAGAAGGCGCACTGTCTTCTCCGTTATTGAAAGATAACCAAATTGAAGGTGCCCGTTACATCCTGTTAAACATCAGTTCGGGCAGCGACCAGGAGGTTACTATGGATGAAGTAAGCATCATTACTGATTACATTCAGGAAGAAGCCGGCTTAGCTGCCGACCTGATCTGGGGTAACTGTATCGACGAATCTTTGGGTAACAAGATATCGGTAACCATTATAGCTACAGGTTTCCAAACTAAAGATGAGCGCGAGAAGGAAGTTAGCAATAAGAAAGTTGTTTCTATGCTGATGCCCGAAAATACACCATTAGTAAAACCGGTTAATGAATTTATCAAACCATCGGTTAAAGAAGAGCCTGCGGCTAAGGTGGTAACCTCACAGCAAAAGCAAAATGGCTTATTCGATTTGCTGGCCCATGGCGAGCAAGAAGCTAAGGTGGTGCGTCATAACCTGATGGATGAGGAGCCGGAAACAGCTTCTGAATCAGAACCTGACGATTTGGTTTATAAGGTTACTGATAGCGTAATGAATTTTGAGCCTGTTAACGAACCTGCACCTGTACAACAGCCTCAGCCACAACCTGAGCCTGTAAGTGCCGACGAAAGCAAGACTAACGAATCTATTGAGGAGCAGTTACGCAAATCGCGTGAACGCATTATGCGTTTAAAAGATCTGAGCATGAAATTGCGTAACGGCAACATCCAGGAACTGGAAAACGTACCTGCTTACAAGCGTAAAGAAATTTCGTTACAACAGACTCCAGCATCTAACGAAAGCCAGATTTCAAAGTTTTCATTGTCCGAAAACGATGGTAATCCAGAGATCCGAAAAAACAATTCGTTTCTGCACGATAACGTAGACTAATTGTAAAATATTGATAAAAAGGGTTTTGTGTAAATATGCACAAAGCCCTTTTTTCGTTATAAGCTATTATAAAAAGTTATAACCATTGTTTGCCTTTTTATATTCTGTTATATTTGTACGGATATTATAGATTAAGATTACATTGGATTTATTTGACAAAATATCAAAGAACCTTGGTGGCCCCATCGGTCAGCACCAAAAATGGTCACATGGTTATTTTTCATTTCCAAAGCTGGAAGGGGAGATATCTGCACATATGATGTTTAATGGCAAAGAACATTTAGTTTGGAGCCTTAATAACTATTTAGGATTAGCCAATCATCCCGAGGTGCGCCAAGCCGATGCGCAAGCCGCTGCTGATTATGGGATGGCATACCCTATGGGTGCCCGCATGATGTCGGGTAATACCAAGCAGCACGAAGCTTTGGAGAAAGGCCTGGCTGAGTTTGTGGGTATGGAAGATGCTTTTCTGCTAAATTACGGTTACCAGGGTATGGTATCAATTGTTGATACACTGGTTGACCGTAACGATGTAATTGTTTATGATGCCGAGTCTCATGCCTGTATTATTGATGGCGTGCGCCTGCACATGGGTAAGCGTTTTGTTTACCAGCATAATGACATGGCCAGTTTTGAAAAACAACTGGAGCGGGCTACCAAGCTTACTGACCAAAGTGGTGGTGGCATCCTGGTAATTACTGAAGGTGTTTTTGGTATGTCGGGTGCACAAGGTAAACTGAAAGAGATTGTAGCGCTTAAACAAAAATATAACTTCCGCTTGTTGATTGATGATGCTCATGGCTTTGGTACTATGGGTAAAACCGGTGCTGGCACGCACGAAGAGCAGGATTGTATTGAGGATATTGATGTATACTTTGGTACGTTTGCAAAATCAATGGCGGGCATAGGTGCGTTTGTTGCAGCTAAAAAAGATATTGTTGCCTTTTTACGTTATAATATGCGTTCTCAAACATTTGCAAAGGCTTTGCCTATGCCAATGGTAATTGGTTTGCAAAAACGTTTTGAATTGCTTAAATCAAAACCCGAACTGCGTGAAAAGCTCTGGACTGTTGCCCGCACTTTGCAAAACGGCTTAAGGGAACGTGGATTTGATATTGGTATCACTAATACCATGGTAACTCCTGTATTTTTAAAAGGAGATTTGTTTGAGGCTACCAGCCTTACCCGCGACTTGCGTGAAAACTATGGTATCTTCTGTTCGATCGTGGTATATCCGGTAATCCCGAAAGGGTTAATCATTTTGCGATTAATTCCAACTGCTACACACAGCCTGGAAGATGTTCAACGTACACTGGATGCTTACAGTGAAGTAGCCCTGAAGCTAAAAGAGGGTTACTACAAAGAAGATAAAGCAGCAGTTTTAGCTTAATTACATATCAGGATCTGCCTAAAACAAAAAATCTTCTGTACTTAAGTACAGAAGATTTTTTGTTTTAAGTACATATGCTTTGGGCATTTTTGGTGTGTCGAGAGACCCTAATTTATACTCAATCATCGTAAAAAAGCAATTTTACAATATTGGGCCATGGTAACCGGTACTAAAATAAATGAGCATTTGTTAACAAACTTTAATTAATTGACTGCAAATGCTGTTATTATTTAATTAAAGTAAGTACTTACGTTATAAAGTGCCAAATTAGCCTCTAAACGCACTTTTTACCTAACAAATTTTTTTTTATTTGAAAAAACGCTTTAGATTAGCCTGAATTAAAACAATAAACCTCAGTTTTTTAAAAGGAGTATTTACAATGGAAAAATTTACACAAGTAAAGGAACTTATTGCATCTTTAGAAGGTGACGCCGACAAATTCTACAACAAAGGCAACAGTGCTGCAGGTACTCGTGTACGTAAAGGTATGCAAGACCTGAAAAATCTAGCACAAGCTATTCGTTTAGAAGTTCAGGAGTCTAAAAACAAAGAAGAAAAATAAGCGGTAATCTTTACTTAGTAATGCTATAAAAAAAGCCAGTATGCAAATACCGGCTTTTTTTATGTTGTAAAAATTATACTTATTTATTCAGCACGTTTTTCCAGCTCACCAAATTGCCTATAATTTTTTCTAACTGGTCGGCAGGTACACGCTCTTGTGCCATGGTATCACGATGGCGGATGGTAACAGTATTATCCTCCAGTGTTTGATGGTCTACTGTAATACAGAAAGGTGTGCCAATGGCATCCTGGCGGCGGTAACGTTTGCCAATAGCATCTTTTTCTTCGTATTGTAAATTAAAATCTGCTTTTAAGCTATCCATAATTTCGCGGGCTTTTTCGGGTAGGCCGTCTTTCTTAGTAAGCGGAAAGATGGCAGCCTTTACCGGTGCCAGGCAAGGGTGCAGGCGTAATACCGTACGGCTGTCTTGCTTCTCTGCAGTACTTAAATCTTCTTCCTCGAAGGCATTAATCAGCGTTAATAAAAACATCCGGTCTAAACCTATTGAGGTTTCAATAACGTAAGGGATGTAGTTACCGTAAGGTTTGTTAGTGTCCGGATCAACCTCGGGGTCAAAATACTGCATTTTTTTACCCGAAAATTCTTGGTGCTGGCTCAGGTCAAAGTTGGTACGGCTATGTATACCTTCAACTTCTTTAAATCCGAACGGAAATTCAAATTCAATATCATAAGCGGCATCTGCATAATGAGCCAGTTTAGCATGTTCGTGGTAACGGTATTTTTCGGGAGCGGTACCCAAAGCCAGGTGCCACTTTAAGCGGGCTTCTTTCCATTTATCAAACCACTCGCGCTGTGTGCCAGGTCTTACAAAAAACTGCATTTCCATTTGTTCAAACTCGCGCATGCGGATAATAAACTGCCGTGCAATAACCTCATTACGGAAAGCCTTACCTATTTGGGCAATACCAAACGGAATTTTCATCCGGCCTGATTTCTGCACGTTCAGGTAATTTACAAATATACCTTGCGCAGTTTCGGGGCGCAGGTAAATTTTGTCGGCATCATCAGCTACGGCCCCCATTTGGGTGCTAAACATAAGGTTAAATTGGCGTACCTCGGTCCAGTTGCGGGTACCACTAATAGGACAGGCAATTTCGTGCTCCACAATCAAATCGCGCAAGCGGTTTAGGTCGTCAGCATTCAACGCATTGTTCAGTTCCAGTTGCAACTGTTCTGCCTTATCCGTTTTGCCATCTTTATCGTAACGGGCTATCCTGTCTTCCAATAATTGGTCGGCGCGGTAGCGTTTTTTCGAATCCTTGTTGTCAATCATCGGGTCATTAAAACCTCCCACGTGACCGCTGGCTTCCCAAATTCTGGGGTGCATAAATATGGCCGAGTCAATACCCACGATGTTATCGTTTAACTGCACCATACTTTTCCACCAGTAGGCTTTCAGGTTATTTTTCAGCTCTGCGCCGTTTTGGCCGTAGTCATAAACAGCACTTAAACCATCATAAATTTCGCTGGAAGGGAATACAAAACCATACTCCTTGGCATGGGCAATTACATTCTTAAACAGTTCGTCGGTATTTTTACTCATAACGAGTCAAAGATATGCATAGTCTATATTTTTAGTAGATACAAAAACAGCGTTATTAAAAAATACTACTGAATAAATATTGTGTAAACCATAGTGCAGGCCAATATCAGTGTTTACTGCCCTTTAACATGACATTGATTTTAAGTTCTATTAACTAATTTTGCCGCCATGATTGAACAGCAAATCAAGGACGCTATACGCGATGTTCCAGATTTTCCGAAACCCGGAATTGTATTTAAAGATATCACCACCATACTTAAAGACCCTGCACTTTGCCAGTTGATTGTAGACGAATTTGTAATGCACTTGCAGGGTTTACAGATAGATGCGGTGGCGGGTGTGGAGAGCCGCGGCTTTTTGTTTGGTGTGCAGCTGGCCGGTAAGTTGGGTGTACCTTTTATCCCTATCCGCAAGGCCGGTAAGCTCCCCTACAAAGTTCATCAAAAAGAGTACGACCTGGAGTACGGATCGGCAACCATCGAAATGCATGCCGACGCTTTTGAGCCCGGCCAGTGCATATTAATACACGATGACCTGCTGGCAACCGGCGGAACAGTAACGGCGGCCAGTGAACTCATTACCGATATGGGCGGCGTTGTAGCTGGTTTTTCGTTTATTGTTGGCCTGAATTTTTTAAACGGGAAAGAGAAAATTGCGCCCTTAAGCAATAGGATTGTTGTGCTGGCAGAATACTAACCTGCTAACAAATAGCAGATATTCCGTGTGCTGATTAACTATAAAAACGGCTTTGAAGGATGGCTGAAATCCTGAATCAGGATGCGGCATGATAGCGCTTTGGCTGATTATGTATTATAATCGTGGCGTTACGGTTGCCATAAAGGCAATTTTAGCCAGCAATTAATGACAAGTTTATTTAAACAATACTTAAATAAACTTGTCATTATAAAATTCAGCAAAATAT harbors:
- the ftsZ gene encoding cell division protein FtsZ, with the translated sequence MQFEMLKEKSSIIKVVGVGGGGGNAVNHMYKQGITGVDFIICNTDAQALELSPIPNKVQLGASLTEGMGAGSIPEVGKNSAIENIEDVKQMLGSNTKMLFITAGMGGGTGTGASPIIAKAAREMDILTVGIVTTPFSFEGKRRKMQAEEGLEELKKYVDSFLVISNDKMRQIFGNLTLGSAFAQADDILTTAAKGIAEIITHPGYINVDFKDVRTVMKDSGVAIMGSYSADGDNRASRAVEGALSSPLLKDNQIEGARYILLNISSGSDQEVTMDEVSIITDYIQEEAGLAADLIWGNCIDESLGNKISVTIIATGFQTKDEREKEVSNKKVVSMLMPENTPLVKPVNEFIKPSVKEEPAAKVVTSQQKQNGLFDLLAHGEQEAKVVRHNLMDEEPETASESEPDDLVYKVTDSVMNFEPVNEPAPVQQPQPQPEPVSADESKTNESIEEQLRKSRERIMRLKDLSMKLRNGNIQELENVPAYKRKEISLQQTPASNESQISKFSLSENDGNPEIRKNNSFLHDNVD
- a CDS encoding histone H1, producing MEKFTQVKELIASLEGDADKFYNKGNSAAGTRVRKGMQDLKNLAQAIRLEVQESKNKEEK
- a CDS encoding glycine--tRNA ligase, producing the protein MSKNTDELFKNVIAHAKEYGFVFPSSEIYDGLSAVYDYGQNGAELKNNLKAYWWKSMVQLNDNIVGIDSAIFMHPRIWEASGHVGGFNDPMIDNKDSKKRYRADQLLEDRIARYDKDGKTDKAEQLQLELNNALNADDLNRLRDLIVEHEIACPISGTRNWTEVRQFNLMFSTQMGAVADDADKIYLRPETAQGIFVNYLNVQKSGRMKIPFGIAQIGKAFRNEVIARQFIIRMREFEQMEMQFFVRPGTQREWFDKWKEARLKWHLALGTAPEKYRYHEHAKLAHYADAAYDIEFEFPFGFKEVEGIHSRTNFDLSQHQEFSGKKMQYFDPEVDPDTNKPYGNYIPYVIETSIGLDRMFLLTLINAFEEEDLSTAEKQDSRTVLRLHPCLAPVKAAIFPLTKKDGLPEKAREIMDSLKADFNLQYEEKDAIGKRYRRQDAIGTPFCITVDHQTLEDNTVTIRHRDTMAQERVPADQLEKIIGNLVSWKNVLNK
- a CDS encoding aminotransferase class I/II-fold pyridoxal phosphate-dependent enzyme, with the protein product MDLFDKISKNLGGPIGQHQKWSHGYFSFPKLEGEISAHMMFNGKEHLVWSLNNYLGLANHPEVRQADAQAAADYGMAYPMGARMMSGNTKQHEALEKGLAEFVGMEDAFLLNYGYQGMVSIVDTLVDRNDVIVYDAESHACIIDGVRLHMGKRFVYQHNDMASFEKQLERATKLTDQSGGGILVITEGVFGMSGAQGKLKEIVALKQKYNFRLLIDDAHGFGTMGKTGAGTHEEQDCIEDIDVYFGTFAKSMAGIGAFVAAKKDIVAFLRYNMRSQTFAKALPMPMVIGLQKRFELLKSKPELREKLWTVARTLQNGLRERGFDIGITNTMVTPVFLKGDLFEATSLTRDLRENYGIFCSIVVYPVIPKGLIILRLIPTATHSLEDVQRTLDAYSEVALKLKEGYYKEDKAAVLA
- a CDS encoding adenine phosphoribosyltransferase, with the protein product MIEQQIKDAIRDVPDFPKPGIVFKDITTILKDPALCQLIVDEFVMHLQGLQIDAVAGVESRGFLFGVQLAGKLGVPFIPIRKAGKLPYKVHQKEYDLEYGSATIEMHADAFEPGQCILIHDDLLATGGTVTAASELITDMGGVVAGFSFIVGLNFLNGKEKIAPLSNRIVVLAEY